DNA sequence from the Leptospira limi genome:
CCTAAAACCCTGCGTTCAGGTGAGTGTGTTGGAATTCCTTCCTTACAAAATAAATCTGGTTCTTTATCACCTCGAGCTTCGTAAGTGTCGTTGATCTCAACTACGAATTGTTTGCCATGGTTTTCTTCGAGACCTTCTGCTAATACCTCATGCCCGATAATTTGAGGGAGAGGAAATGGTAAAAATCTCCGATCGATATCGGTGGAACAAACACCACATGAGATTGTTTTTAATGGAATGTAACCTGGACCTAATTGGAGGTAGGGTTCACCATTTCGTTTGATTTCCCATCCGTCTTTCTGATTGCCTATGTATTCGTATTCAGCCGATTCAAAGGAGTCACTGGAGAGATAATCCTTTGCTCTAAATTTTAGATTCATTACCTATTGTTGATAAAAAATAGAAGAATGATAGTCAATGTAAAAAAGGTAAAGTTGAGAAGAAAGCCTTGTCTGATTTCTTGCCTTTCTTTTTCCCCTAATAAATAACTTGTCACAAATACTGAGAAAAAACCACCTAAGTGTGCCCAATGAGCCACATTATCTCTCGCAAAAACATTGGTCACATCTGAGTAAACCATCATCCAACCAAACAAAAATACTGGAAATGGAATCGATTTGGTTTTGGAAATTGGAAATCGAAATGGTGATAACAAAGTAGCCGCGGAAGCGAGACCTGAAATAGATCCACTCGCACCAACTATAGGTGTTTTATCTCCTAAAATAAACCCTCGCACAACTCCATCACCTAACACTGAAAGTAATCCAGCCATAAAATAAAACAATAACCATCTTTTTTTACCAACTCGTTTCTCAACAACCCTACCAAGTAATAATAGGAAAAATAAATTGGATAAAAGATGGGCTCCAGATCCGTGGAAAAAAGTGGATAATATCCAATTGAGTGGCTCGAATTCACCGGGGGTTGCAATAAAATATTCCGTTACCAAGTTTGGCATAAAAATGGAAACAATCGGATACAATAAGAATAAAAATAAGGCAAAACTAGCGGTTAATGGAAATTCCCAAATGAATGATCGCATAACTATTTGAAGGTTGGGATTTTTG
Encoded proteins:
- a CDS encoding rhomboid family intramembrane serine protease; translation: MRSFIWEFPLTASFALFLFLLYPIVSIFMPNLVTEYFIATPGEFEPLNWILSTFFHGSGAHLLSNLFFLLLLGRVVEKRVGKKRWLLFYFMAGLLSVLGDGVVRGFILGDKTPIVGASGSISGLASAATLLSPFRFPISKTKSIPFPVFLFGWMMVYSDVTNVFARDNVAHWAHLGGFFSVFVTSYLLGEKERQEIRQGFLLNFTFFTLTIILLFFINNR